One Sphingobacteruim zhuxiongii DNA window includes the following coding sequences:
- a CDS encoding peptidylprolyl isomerase: MGLMSYLRNRAGLVIFVIGLAIVAFLLGDIINMGTPFWRSSQSEVGSVNGEGIDYQIFNQQVDQASAMYQQQMGGNATPQMRGFAVQQVWNQFVSQELLKQEIEKIGIEVGKAELNSLIYGNNPSQQILQQFGNPQTGKVDAAYINAVIEQAKTNPEVSQQWNQLLESVKNERLNEKYSNLVNSCIYTTSLEAEYDYNSRNKLANFKYVMLDYASVNDAEIKLTDADYKEYFDKNKNAFKNAEETRAIEYVLFNASPNAADTATVLGNIQKVKAELQTATNDSSFVSLNSDNKYPVKYYSKGQLSPALDSTVFNAASGTTVGPFLTQGVYEIAKVIETKFSPDSVTASHILLNPATEGGVDKALKKADSIKNLIVAGGNMAALAIEFSVDPGSKNNGGELGTFTRGRMIPEFEEAAFSGKAGDVTVVNSSYGVHVLKIEKQTGNSKIAKLAIVDKTIVAGKETTDAAYAKANTFFTAVNKDNFSDIAKQQNAAVQTNDRTVAMDNMLGAVEVPRELIRWAYEAKVGDLSDKIYETESNFIVARLTGVQQKGQQTLESVKTLIEPVVKNLVKARMLKEKVNNALNGASSIDQVAQKLGKNALSVENIVLANPVIPGVAVENAVVGTVFGLQPNKPSKAIEGKQGVYAVQVNGFVNPKAIAAEELTAQQKQITAAKAQRSWSVIFKALQDNGKIVDNRIKFY, from the coding sequence ATGGGATTAATGAGCTATTTGCGAAACCGTGCGGGCTTAGTCATTTTCGTGATCGGTTTAGCAATCGTTGCGTTTTTACTTGGGGACATCATTAACATGGGTACTCCATTTTGGCGTAGTAGTCAATCGGAAGTCGGCAGTGTGAACGGTGAAGGTATTGATTACCAAATCTTCAACCAACAAGTTGATCAGGCGAGCGCGATGTATCAACAACAAATGGGTGGCAATGCTACTCCTCAAATGAGAGGATTTGCGGTACAACAAGTTTGGAATCAATTTGTGTCACAAGAGTTGTTGAAACAAGAAATTGAAAAAATTGGAATTGAAGTTGGTAAAGCAGAATTAAATAGCTTAATCTACGGTAATAACCCATCACAACAGATTTTACAACAATTTGGAAATCCACAGACAGGGAAAGTTGATGCCGCATATATTAATGCAGTAATCGAGCAGGCAAAAACAAATCCTGAAGTAAGTCAACAATGGAATCAATTATTAGAGTCTGTTAAAAACGAGCGTTTGAATGAAAAATATTCAAACCTAGTAAACAGCTGTATTTACACGACTTCTTTAGAAGCTGAGTATGATTACAACTCACGCAACAAATTAGCGAACTTTAAATACGTGATGTTAGATTACGCTTCAGTAAATGACGCGGAAATCAAATTAACAGACGCTGATTATAAAGAATACTTTGACAAGAACAAAAATGCGTTTAAAAACGCAGAAGAGACTAGAGCAATTGAGTATGTATTATTCAATGCAAGTCCAAATGCTGCCGATACAGCGACTGTTTTAGGAAATATTCAAAAAGTAAAAGCAGAACTTCAAACAGCAACGAATGACTCATCATTTGTTTCTTTGAATTCTGACAACAAATACCCAGTTAAATATTACAGTAAGGGTCAATTAAGCCCAGCTTTAGATTCTACTGTATTTAACGCTGCTTCAGGTACAACTGTTGGTCCTTTCTTAACACAAGGAGTTTATGAGATTGCAAAAGTAATTGAAACTAAATTTAGTCCAGATTCAGTAACTGCTTCACATATTCTATTGAATCCAGCAACTGAGGGTGGTGTTGACAAGGCATTAAAGAAAGCTGATTCGATTAAGAACTTAATTGTAGCTGGTGGAAACATGGCGGCGTTAGCAATTGAATTCAGCGTTGATCCAGGTAGCAAGAACAACGGAGGAGAATTAGGCACATTTACTCGCGGCCGTATGATTCCTGAGTTTGAAGAAGCAGCATTTAGCGGAAAAGCAGGTGATGTTACTGTAGTAAACTCGAGTTACGGTGTTCACGTTTTAAAAATTGAGAAACAAACTGGAAATTCGAAAATTGCGAAGTTAGCAATCGTCGACAAAACGATTGTTGCTGGTAAAGAAACTACAGACGCAGCATATGCCAAAGCGAATACATTCTTTACTGCAGTAAACAAAGATAATTTCTCAGATATTGCGAAACAACAAAATGCGGCAGTTCAAACGAATGATCGTACTGTAGCGATGGATAACATGTTAGGTGCTGTAGAGGTTCCACGTGAATTAATCCGTTGGGCATATGAAGCGAAAGTTGGTGATCTTTCGGATAAGATTTATGAAACTGAATCAAACTTTATCGTAGCGCGTTTGACTGGAGTTCAACAAAAGGGTCAACAAACGTTAGAGTCTGTAAAGACTTTAATTGAGCCTGTTGTTAAAAATTTGGTTAAGGCTAGAATGTTAAAAGAGAAAGTAAACAACGCTTTAAATGGTGCTAGCTCTATCGATCAAGTTGCTCAAAAATTAGGCAAGAATGCTTTATCGGTTGAAAACATCGTTTTAGCGAATCCAGTTATCCCTGGTGTTGCTGTTGAAAATGCTGTCGTTGGTACAGTTTTCGGCTTGCAACCAAATAAGCCATCTAAAGCAATTGAAGGTAAACAAGGTGTTTATGCTGTACAAGTAAACGGTTTTGTAAATCCTAAGGCTATTGCGGCTGAAGAATTAACGGCTCAACAAAAACAAATTACTGCAGCGAAAGCTCAACGTTCTTGGAGTGTTATTTTTAAAGCATTACAAGACAACGGTAAGATTGTTGACAATCGTATTAAATTCTATTAA
- the lptC gene encoding LPS export ABC transporter periplasmic protein LptC: MQRICIKIKKFHVLPLTIILLGAILSFACENDLKDIDRIANIKKEEAVDISKHVTVIYSDSARVKAELTAPEMRVYHDTTNRNQGDYEFKKGVKIIFFDEEAKENQRITSNYAKQYAKTGIIEFRNNVVLIMENGSIVKTEELFYDEKNSKYYNTQPISIEFTDGRGHMQGTSFTSDSNFNDVEFQGSTGLYYLNSNQQLPGFGN, encoded by the coding sequence ATGCAGCGTATTTGCATTAAAATAAAGAAATTTCATGTTTTGCCCCTAACAATTATATTGCTAGGGGCAATCTTGTCATTTGCGTGTGAAAACGATCTAAAAGATATTGATCGCATTGCCAATATAAAAAAAGAGGAGGCTGTTGATATTTCGAAGCATGTCACGGTGATTTATAGCGATTCCGCTCGTGTGAAAGCTGAGCTAACGGCTCCAGAAATGCGCGTTTATCATGATACCACCAACCGTAATCAAGGGGACTACGAGTTTAAGAAAGGTGTGAAAATTATCTTTTTTGATGAAGAGGCGAAAGAAAACCAACGGATTACTTCCAACTACGCAAAGCAATATGCAAAGACAGGTATTATTGAATTTCGTAATAATGTAGTCTTGATTATGGAAAATGGGTCTATCGTTAAAACGGAAGAGCTATTTTACGACGAAAAGAATTCAAAATACTATAATACTCAACCGATTAGCATTGAATTCACTGACGGTCGAGGTCATATGCAAGGCACTTCCTTTACTTCAGATTCAAATTTCAACGACGTTGAATTTCAAGGTTCCACTGGACTTTATTACTTGAACTCCAACCAGCAGCTTCCGGGCTTTGGGAACTAA
- a CDS encoding DUF2480 family protein, which translates to MDIQENIVNKVAQSGLITVDLANYAPKEPIVIYDIKDNLFHGLILKEKDFREFIKTHDWSQYSGQHVGIICSTDAIVPTWAYMLLTTKMIDYAASVRFGDEDSVRTRLFEKALENIDFSQYQDQRIVVKGCGDIAIPESAFVTFTAALSLRAKSIMYGEPCSTVPVFKRKS; encoded by the coding sequence ATGGATATTCAAGAAAACATAGTCAACAAGGTAGCGCAAAGTGGGTTAATCACAGTTGATTTGGCGAATTATGCGCCAAAAGAACCTATTGTTATCTATGACATCAAGGATAACCTTTTCCACGGTTTAATTTTGAAGGAGAAGGATTTCAGAGAATTTATCAAAACACATGATTGGTCACAATACAGTGGGCAACACGTAGGCATTATTTGCTCTACAGATGCGATTGTACCAACTTGGGCCTATATGCTATTGACAACGAAGATGATTGATTACGCGGCTTCTGTTCGCTTTGGAGACGAAGACTCTGTTCGTACAAGGCTATTTGAAAAAGCCTTGGAAAACATTGATTTTAGTCAATATCAAGATCAGCGTATTGTTGTCAAAGGATGTGGTGATATTGCCATCCCTGAGAGCGCTTTTGTTACGTTTACCGCAGCGTTGAGTCTGCGTGCGAAAAGCATTATGTATGGAGAGCCATGCTCTACCGTGCCTGTGTTCAAGCGAAAATCTTAA
- a CDS encoding DUF3109 family protein — MIEVGNVLVHEDIVNNDFVCNLSKCKGVCCIEGDAGAPLTEAETKILADIYPIVKPYLTEKGIQAIEEQGTHVIDADGDLTTTCVDGNKECAYVTWENGITKCAIEKAYELGEVSWKKPISCHLYPIRATHYPEFDVLHYDRWYICKDACTFGQELKIPVYKFLKDPLIREYGEEWYKELENTLASQP, encoded by the coding sequence ATGATAGAAGTAGGTAATGTGCTTGTTCACGAAGATATTGTGAACAATGATTTTGTTTGCAACCTAAGCAAATGTAAAGGAGTTTGTTGTATTGAAGGCGATGCCGGTGCTCCTTTGACGGAGGCTGAAACTAAGATATTAGCAGATATCTACCCTATCGTAAAACCTTACTTAACAGAAAAAGGAATTCAAGCGATCGAGGAACAAGGAACCCACGTAATTGATGCCGATGGTGATTTAACGACCACCTGCGTTGATGGAAATAAAGAGTGCGCCTATGTAACTTGGGAAAATGGCATCACCAAATGTGCTATTGAGAAAGCTTATGAGTTAGGGGAAGTAAGTTGGAAGAAACCCATCTCTTGTCACTTATACCCTATTCGTGCTACACATTATCCAGAGTTTGATGTGTTGCACTACGACCGCTGGTATATCTGTAAAGATGCATGTACTTTCGGCCAGGAGTTAAAAATTCCGGTATACAAATTCTTAAAAGACCCGCTGATTCGCGAGTATGGAGAAGAATGGTACAAAGAGCTTGAAAATACGTTAGCTTCTCAACCATAA
- a CDS encoding DUF3108 domain-containing protein translates to MKRIFTLLALIVSLGTVSTAQTLPHLSNPTFQPGEVLKYKLKYGIMSAATGTLSVQKSKHSFGMEDPIHLHAFGQTSGAFSAFYTVKNQYDSYINKENYLPILYTENIRENNYRRVEYATFDHKTRKVSGKKGTFSSPTIQTFDLVSAYYFSRNLDFSGLSKGDKFKITYFLNDEVAQLGVEYVGVEKVKSVLGELECIKLSPEISPGRIFKKNSRLYLWVTNDGNRIPVKAQVDILIGSVTMELVSADGLKYPLGKRVSYSK, encoded by the coding sequence ATGAAAAGAATTTTTACGCTACTAGCCCTGATTGTAAGTTTAGGAACTGTCTCCACAGCGCAAACATTGCCGCATTTATCGAACCCGACCTTTCAGCCAGGCGAAGTACTAAAATATAAATTGAAGTACGGTATCATGTCTGCTGCGACTGGGACACTATCTGTTCAAAAATCTAAACACAGTTTTGGTATGGAAGATCCGATTCACCTTCATGCATTTGGACAAACTTCCGGTGCATTCTCCGCGTTCTATACTGTAAAGAATCAATACGATTCCTATATTAACAAGGAAAACTATCTTCCTATTCTTTATACAGAGAATATCCGCGAGAACAACTATCGTCGAGTGGAATATGCTACTTTCGATCATAAAACACGTAAAGTCAGTGGAAAGAAAGGAACATTTAGCAGCCCTACGATTCAGACATTTGACCTTGTTTCTGCGTACTATTTTTCAAGAAACTTGGATTTCTCGGGGCTAAGCAAAGGCGATAAGTTTAAGATAACCTACTTCTTAAACGATGAAGTTGCTCAATTAGGAGTAGAATATGTTGGTGTCGAAAAGGTAAAATCTGTATTGGGAGAACTTGAGTGTATCAAGCTTAGTCCAGAAATAAGTCCCGGAAGAATTTTTAAAAAGAATAGTCGTTTGTATCTTTGGGTCACCAACGACGGTAATCGCATTCCAGTAAAAGCTCAAGTAGATATTTTAATTGGTTCGGTTACTATGGAATTAGTTAGCGCTGATGGATTAAAATATCCACTAGGAAAACGAGTAAGTTATTCAAAGTAA